The following are from one region of the Ruficoccus sp. ZRK36 genome:
- a CDS encoding Tex family protein encodes METAHLSKLSEELKLAPGQITATAKLLDEGATVPFIARYRKEATGQLDEVQITSIRDRLDELKALDARRTSIIKSLDERKLMTDTLRAQIDAAETVSRLEDIYQPYRPKRRTRAMIAQEKGLTPLADFILENQDAAVADEAAKFVVESEEEDKAVPTSEEALKGARDILAERFSDDTEMRAQMRTVFEKESILTSKVMFEMEEKGAKYKDYFDYSEPLTEIPSHRLLAVRRGSTEGFLYFRIAIDEERGGSLMKRRFLTGQGEAGQQVSLAVEDSFKRLLGPAMETDMRLASKKKADEQAIRVFMENLRELLLASPLGQKRVLAIDPGFRTGCKTVVLGPQGELLHDTVIYPGMGGHKDAEARDIVLGLCHQFKIEAVAIGNGTASRETEAFVRKCGLPGSIAVVMVNESGASIYSASEVAREEFPDKDVTVRGAVSIGRRLMDPLAELVKLDPKSIGVGQYQHDVDQIKLKDSLDDVVVSCVNSVGVEVNTASKQLLKYVSGLNTRLAENIVTARTQNGPFRSRKELLKVSGMGPKSFEQCAGFQRIRDGEHPLDGSAVHPERYELVERMASDAGCSVSELLTSDSARRRVVLDNYISDEVGLPTLQDIQQELSKPGRDPREQFESFSFAEGINEISDLKEGLQLPGIVTNVAAFGAFVDIGVHQDGLVHVSQLADRFVEDPAEVVKVHQKVLVTVLEVDTARKRIALSMRTQREGGKPHQRAGGGNNRDNRPGAPRDNRGGPRGGNRGNGPRHGGGNNRSNGPRQNQSFGNSLADLL; translated from the coding sequence ATGGAAACAGCGCACCTCTCCAAACTTTCCGAAGAACTCAAACTCGCCCCCGGTCAGATCACCGCGACGGCTAAACTCCTCGACGAAGGCGCCACCGTGCCCTTTATCGCCCGCTACCGCAAGGAGGCCACCGGCCAGCTCGACGAGGTCCAGATCACGTCTATCCGCGACCGCCTCGATGAGCTGAAGGCTCTCGACGCCCGCCGCACCTCGATCATCAAGTCGCTCGACGAGCGCAAGCTCATGACCGATACCCTGCGCGCCCAGATCGACGCCGCCGAGACCGTCTCGCGCCTGGAGGATATTTACCAGCCCTACCGCCCGAAGCGCCGCACCCGCGCCATGATCGCGCAGGAAAAGGGCCTCACCCCGCTGGCCGACTTTATCCTGGAAAATCAGGACGCCGCTGTCGCCGACGAAGCCGCGAAGTTCGTGGTGGAGTCCGAAGAGGAGGACAAGGCCGTCCCCACCTCGGAGGAGGCCCTGAAGGGCGCGCGCGACATCCTGGCCGAGCGCTTCAGCGACGACACCGAGATGCGCGCCCAGATGCGCACCGTGTTTGAAAAAGAGTCCATCCTCACCAGCAAGGTGATGTTTGAGATGGAGGAAAAGGGCGCGAAGTACAAAGATTACTTCGACTACTCCGAGCCGCTGACCGAGATCCCCTCCCACCGCCTGCTGGCCGTACGCCGCGGCTCCACCGAGGGCTTTTTGTACTTCCGCATCGCTATCGACGAGGAGCGCGGCGGCTCCCTGATGAAGCGCCGCTTCCTCACCGGTCAGGGCGAGGCCGGGCAGCAGGTTTCTCTCGCCGTCGAGGACTCCTTCAAGCGACTCCTCGGTCCCGCGATGGAGACCGACATGCGCCTGGCCTCCAAGAAAAAGGCCGACGAGCAGGCGATCCGTGTCTTTATGGAGAACCTGCGCGAGCTCCTGCTGGCCTCCCCGCTGGGCCAGAAGCGTGTGCTCGCCATCGACCCGGGCTTCCGCACCGGTTGCAAGACCGTCGTACTCGGCCCGCAGGGCGAGCTGCTCCATGACACCGTCATTTACCCCGGCATGGGCGGCCACAAGGACGCCGAGGCCCGCGACATCGTGCTCGGCCTCTGCCACCAGTTTAAGATCGAGGCCGTCGCCATCGGTAACGGCACTGCCAGCCGCGAGACAGAGGCCTTTGTCCGCAAGTGCGGCCTGCCCGGCTCCATCGCCGTGGTCATGGTCAACGAGAGCGGTGCCTCCATCTACTCGGCCTCCGAGGTGGCGCGCGAGGAGTTCCCGGACAAGGACGTGACCGTGCGCGGCGCGGTCAGCATCGGCCGCCGCCTGATGGACCCGCTGGCCGAGTTGGTCAAGCTCGACCCCAAGAGCATCGGCGTCGGGCAGTACCAGCACGACGTGGATCAGATCAAGCTCAAGGACAGCCTCGACGACGTGGTCGTCAGTTGTGTGAACTCCGTCGGCGTCGAGGTCAACACCGCCAGCAAGCAGCTCCTCAAGTACGTCTCCGGGCTGAATACACGCCTGGCGGAAAACATCGTCACCGCCCGCACGCAGAACGGGCCCTTCCGCTCGCGCAAGGAGCTGCTGAAAGTCTCCGGCATGGGCCCGAAGAGCTTCGAGCAGTGCGCGGGCTTCCAGCGCATCCGCGATGGCGAGCACCCGCTGGACGGCTCCGCCGTCCACCCCGAGCGTTACGAGCTCGTTGAGCGTATGGCCAGCGACGCAGGCTGCAGCGTATCCGAGCTGCTCACCAGTGACTCCGCCCGCCGCCGCGTAGTGCTCGACAACTACATCAGCGACGAGGTCGGCCTCCCCACCCTGCAGGACATCCAGCAGGAGCTTTCCAAGCCCGGCCGCGACCCGCGCGAGCAGTTCGAGTCCTTCAGCTTCGCCGAGGGCATTAACGAAATTTCAGACCTCAAGGAAGGGCTACAGCTGCCCGGCATCGTGACCAACGTCGCCGCCTTCGGCGCTTTCGTAGACATTGGCGTGCACCAGGACGGCCTCGTCCACGTCAGTCAGTTGGCGGATCGGTTTGTCGAAGACCCTGCCGAGGTGGTCAAGGTCCACCAGAAGGTGCTCGTCACCGTGCTGGAGGTCGATACCGCCCGCAAGCGCATCGCCCTGTCCATGCGTACCCAGCGCGAGGGCGGCAAGCCGCACCAGCGCGCAGGTGGCGGGAACAACCGCGACAACCGGCCCGGTGCTCCGCGCGATAATCGCGGCGGCCCGCGCGGTGGCAATCGTGGTAACGGTCCGCGCCACGGAGGCGGTAATAACCGCAGCAATGGCCCGCGCCAAAACCAGAGCTTCGGTAATTCCCTGGCCGACTTGCTGTAG
- a CDS encoding arsenate reductase family protein, with amino-acid sequence MLKFYGYKGCGTCRKAKKFLDENGVAYEEIAIRETPPQRGEFETMLGAYDGELKRLFNTSGGDYKSMNMKDKLPGLCTEEACELLGSNGNLVKRPFLIGDGVALVGFKEDEWREALLS; translated from the coding sequence ATGCTGAAATTTTACGGTTACAAGGGCTGCGGTACCTGCCGCAAGGCGAAGAAATTCCTCGACGAAAACGGCGTCGCCTACGAGGAGATCGCTATCCGCGAGACCCCGCCGCAACGGGGCGAGTTCGAGACCATGCTCGGGGCCTATGATGGCGAGCTGAAGCGTCTCTTCAACACATCCGGCGGTGACTACAAGTCCATGAACATGAAGGACAAGCTGCCCGGCCTGTGTACGGAGGAAGCCTGCGAGCTGCTCGGCTCCAATGGTAATCTGGTCAAGCGCCCCTTCCTCATCGGCGATGGCGTGGCGCTGGTCGGCTTCAAGGAAGATGAATGGCGCGAGGCTCTGCTGAGCTAA
- a CDS encoding SRPBCC family protein, whose product MKLRESITIRARPEAIWVFLEDPDLMREWNPKLLDCEHIEGPKAGQGATYRACYRMGSKEMWCIQRLSDYDPPTSLGWHITDPENDRLDGTRLRFTLKRTRQGIRVKQEIEFPDALIPTPVRWLIRLIMAVGKPQGELFLAKLKRTVEEVDKA is encoded by the coding sequence GTGAAGCTACGGGAATCCATCACCATCCGCGCCCGCCCGGAGGCTATCTGGGTTTTTCTGGAAGACCCGGACCTGATGCGTGAGTGGAACCCTAAGCTGCTCGACTGCGAGCACATCGAGGGCCCCAAAGCCGGGCAAGGTGCCACCTACCGCGCCTGCTACCGCATGGGCAGTAAGGAGATGTGGTGCATACAGCGCCTAAGCGACTACGATCCGCCCACCAGCCTGGGCTGGCACATCACCGACCCCGAGAACGACCGGCTCGACGGCACCCGCCTGCGCTTCACCCTGAAGCGGACGCGGCAGGGCATCCGCGTCAAGCAGGAGATAGAGTTCCCCGACGCGCTGATCCCCACTCCGGTGCGCTGGCTTATTCGCCTGATCATGGCCGTTGGAAAGCCACAGGGGGAGCTTTTCCTCGCCAAACTCAAACGCACCGTCGAAGAGGTGGATAAAGCGTAA
- a CDS encoding B12-binding domain-containing radical SAM protein: MNALLVYPEFPATFWSFKHALKFVGKKSSFPPLGLLTVAAMLPEDWQLKLVDMNVRRLRQKDVEAADIVMISAMTVQQESTEHVIKLAKSLGKTVIAGGPLFTCEPEKFPEVDHLILNEGELTLAPFLKDFTAGCAQRIYAEGSRYPELAETPVPRWDLVRVNDYASLSIQFSRGCPFNCDFCNVTALLGHRPRLKSVSQIISELDAIYASRWRGSVFFVDDNFIGNKRMLKRELLPALIEWQQDKTGIPFYTEASINLADDEGLMDMMAHAGFDTVFIGLETPSEEGLADCNKKQNVGRDLVACVHKIQRHGLQVQGGFIVGFDSDNENIFQRQIDFIQHSGIVMAMVGILQAPVGTALYERMKEEGRLLGNSLGNNTKAVSNFVTKMHPEKLRDGYRNLFKGLYLPKPYYKRVKTFLSNYKAPVVTQPLDYIKFRAFLRSCVRLGVLGRERFQYWKLLAWVIFRRRALLPLAVNLAIVGHHFRKVYEKDAATG; this comes from the coding sequence ATGAATGCGCTTCTGGTATACCCCGAGTTTCCGGCCACATTCTGGAGCTTCAAGCACGCACTGAAGTTCGTCGGAAAGAAATCGTCGTTCCCCCCGCTGGGGCTGTTGACGGTAGCTGCCATGCTGCCCGAAGACTGGCAGCTCAAGCTGGTGGACATGAATGTGCGCCGCCTGCGTCAGAAGGACGTGGAGGCAGCCGACATCGTCATGATCAGTGCCATGACGGTCCAGCAGGAGTCGACCGAGCACGTGATCAAGCTTGCCAAAAGCCTGGGCAAGACCGTCATCGCGGGCGGCCCGCTGTTCACCTGCGAGCCAGAGAAGTTCCCCGAGGTGGACCACCTTATCCTGAACGAAGGCGAGCTGACCCTCGCTCCATTTTTAAAGGATTTCACCGCTGGCTGCGCCCAGCGGATCTACGCCGAGGGGAGCCGCTACCCGGAGCTGGCCGAGACCCCCGTGCCCCGCTGGGACCTCGTACGCGTCAACGACTACGCCTCGCTCAGCATCCAGTTCTCGCGCGGGTGCCCCTTTAACTGCGACTTCTGCAATGTCACTGCCCTGCTCGGCCACCGCCCGCGCCTCAAGTCTGTCTCACAGATCATCAGCGAGCTGGACGCCATCTACGCCTCCCGCTGGCGCGGCTCGGTCTTTTTCGTGGACGACAACTTCATCGGCAACAAGCGCATGCTCAAGCGCGAGCTGTTGCCCGCCCTGATCGAGTGGCAGCAGGACAAAACCGGCATCCCCTTCTACACCGAGGCCTCGATCAATCTGGCCGACGATGAGGGGCTGATGGACATGATGGCTCACGCCGGATTCGACACGGTCTTTATCGGGCTGGAGACGCCCTCCGAGGAGGGCCTGGCCGACTGCAACAAAAAGCAGAACGTCGGGCGCGATCTCGTGGCCTGCGTTCATAAGATCCAGCGCCACGGGCTCCAGGTCCAGGGCGGGTTTATCGTGGGCTTCGACTCGGATAATGAGAACATCTTCCAGCGGCAGATCGACTTTATCCAGCACAGCGGGATCGTCATGGCCATGGTGGGCATTCTTCAGGCCCCCGTCGGCACCGCCCTGTACGAGCGCATGAAGGAGGAGGGCCGCCTGCTCGGCAACTCCCTCGGCAACAACACCAAGGCCGTGAGCAACTTCGTGACGAAGATGCACCCCGAAAAGCTCCGCGACGGCTACCGCAACCTCTTCAAGGGCCTCTACCTGCCCAAGCCCTACTACAAGCGCGTCAAAACCTTCCTGAGTAACTACAAGGCCCCCGTCGTTACCCAGCCGCTCGACTACATCAAGTTCCGGGCCTTCCTGCGCTCCTGTGTGCGCCTCGGCGTACTCGGCCGCGAACGTTTCCAGTACTGGAAGCTGCTGGCGTGGGTCATATTCAGGAGGCGTGCCCTGCTGCCGCTGGCCGTCAACCTGGCCATCGTGGGCCATCACTTTCGTAAGGTGTACGAAAAGGATGCGGCGACCGGTTAA